In Lactiplantibacillus pentosus, the sequence TGCGCCGTTGTTGGGACTTGATTTTCACTAGCAAAATGCCTATTATTTAGTAAGTAATAAATTTTCGAATGGAGGAAATTATGTCAGAACAGTATTTTGATCCAAAGTTAAAAATTTTTGCTTTGAATTCAAATAAACCATTGGCAGAAAAAATCGCGGACGCCGTTGGGGTCAAGTTAGGTAAGACTTCGGTCGATCGCTTTAGTGATGGCGAAATTCGCATTAACATTGAGGAAAGTATTCGTGGTGATCAAGTTTACATCATTCAGTCAACTTCCGCTCCTGTTAATGATAATTTGATGGAATTATTGATTATGATTGACGCGCTCCGGCGGGCCAGTGCTAAGACCATTAACGTGGTTATTCCTTACTATGGGTACGCACGGCAAGACCGGAAGGCACGTTCTCGTGAACCAATTACCGCTAAGTTAGTTGCCAACATGCTGGAAACGGCCGGTGCAACCCGGATTTTAGCACTTGACTTGCATGCTGCTCAAATCCAAGGCTTCTTCGATATCCCATTGGACCATTTGATGGGTGCGCCACTGTTAGCTGACTACTTCCTGAACCACCACTTAGATGAGAATGCTGTGGTCGTTTCACCTGACCACGGTGGTGTGACTCGGGCACGTAAATTGGCTGAATTCCTGAAGGCCCCAATTGCCATTATCGACAAGCGGCGTCCACGGGCGAATGTTGCTGAAGTCATGAACATCATTGGTGATGTTAAGGGCAAACGGGCCATCATGATCGATGATATGATCGATACGGCCGGGACGATCACGTTAGGTGCACAGGCCTTAGTTGATGCCGGTGCAACGGAAGTTTACGCAAGTTGTACCCACCCTGTACTTTCTGGTCCAGCCATCGAACGGATCGAAAAGTCACCAATTAAGAAGTTAGTTGTGACTGACTCAATCGAATTGCCAGCTTCAAAACGTATCGACAAGATCGAAGAAGTTTCAGTTGGTCAATTAATGG encodes:
- a CDS encoding ribose-phosphate diphosphokinase, with translation MSEQYFDPKLKIFALNSNKPLAEKIADAVGVKLGKTSVDRFSDGEIRINIEESIRGDQVYIIQSTSAPVNDNLMELLIMIDALRRASAKTINVVIPYYGYARQDRKARSREPITAKLVANMLETAGATRILALDLHAAQIQGFFDIPLDHLMGAPLLADYFLNHHLDENAVVVSPDHGGVTRARKLAEFLKAPIAIIDKRRPRANVAEVMNIIGDVKGKRAIMIDDMIDTAGTITLGAQALVDAGATEVYASCTHPVLSGPAIERIEKSPIKKLVVTDSIELPASKRIDKIEEVSVGQLMGQAIKFIHENKPVSPLFKNRFHNEEN